A genomic stretch from Serratia entomophila includes:
- the menI gene encoding 1,4-dihydroxy-2-naphthoyl-CoA hydrolase, whose protein sequence is MKLWKRETSLEQLNRAGEGCMVSHVGIEFTQLGDDFLEATMPVDGRTRQPFGLLHGGASVVLAESMGSMAGYLCSEGEQKVVGLEINANHLRAVFDGQVRGVCRALHVGRRHQVWQIEIFDPRDRLCCTSRLTTAVID, encoded by the coding sequence GTGAAACTGTGGAAACGTGAAACGTCGCTGGAGCAACTGAACCGCGCCGGCGAAGGCTGTATGGTCAGCCACGTGGGGATTGAGTTTACCCAACTGGGCGATGACTTCCTTGAGGCCACCATGCCGGTGGACGGCCGCACCCGCCAGCCATTCGGGCTGTTGCACGGCGGGGCGTCGGTGGTGCTGGCGGAGTCGATGGGTTCTATGGCCGGTTACCTGTGCAGCGAAGGCGAGCAAAAGGTGGTGGGGCTGGAGATCAACGCCAACCACCTGCGGGCGGTGTTTGATGGCCAGGTGCGCGGCGTGTGCCGTGCGCTGCACGTTGGCCGCCGGCACCAGGTGTGGCAGATTGAGATTTTCGACCCGCGCGATCGCCTGTGCTGCACATCGCGCCTGACCACCGCGGTGATTGACTGA
- a CDS encoding metalloregulator ArsR/SmtB family transcription factor, producing the protein MALTALQLFKNLSDETRLKIVLLLRELGELCVCELSGSLEELQPKISRHLSMLRESGLLMDRRDGKWIHYRLSPHMPAWAAAVIEQAYLSQKDDVIQLARRVARNNAATGGKAVCL; encoded by the coding sequence ATGGCTTTAACGGCCCTGCAGCTTTTCAAAAATCTGTCTGATGAAACACGTTTGAAAATAGTCCTGCTTCTACGGGAGTTGGGCGAGCTCTGCGTCTGTGAACTTTCAGGTTCACTCGAGGAGTTGCAACCCAAAATATCACGACATCTTTCGATGCTCCGTGAAAGTGGATTGTTGATGGATAGACGCGATGGGAAGTGGATCCACTATCGGCTTTCACCGCATATGCCTGCCTGGGCTGCGGCCGTCATTGAACAAGCCTATCTGAGCCAGAAAGACGACGTCATTCAATTGGCTCGACGTGTTGCCCGCAATAATGCAGCTACCGGCGGCAAGGCTGTCTGCCTCTAG
- a CDS encoding arsenic transporter has product MGLAAAIFVLTIVLVIWQPKGLGIGWSAMLGAALALLCGVVHFGDIPAVWHIVWNATAAFIAVIIISLLLDESGFFEWAALHVARWGNGRGRWLFTYIVLLGAAVAALFANDGAALILTPIVIAMLVALGFSQGATLAFVMAAGFIADSASLPLIVSNLVNIVSADFFKLGFNEYASVMVPVDIAAIVATLAMLHLFFRKDIPATYELSKLKAPKEAIRDPQTFKTGWGVLLLLLIGFFGLEPLGVPVSLVAAAGALILFIVAKQGHTINTGKVLRGAPWQIVIFSLGMYLVVYGLRNAGLTDYLSSILNGFAGQGLWAATLGTGFLTAFLSSIMNNMPTVLVGALSIDGSVATGVTKDAMIYANVIGSDLGPKITPIGSLATLLWLHVLAQKDIKITWGYYFRVGIVMTLPVLFVTLAALALRLSV; this is encoded by the coding sequence ATGGGGTTGGCAGCGGCGATTTTTGTCCTGACTATTGTTCTGGTGATTTGGCAACCGAAAGGGTTGGGGATCGGTTGGAGCGCCATGCTGGGCGCGGCACTCGCTTTGCTATGTGGCGTCGTGCACTTCGGCGATATTCCCGCCGTGTGGCATATCGTCTGGAACGCCACCGCGGCCTTTATCGCCGTCATTATCATCAGCTTGTTGCTGGACGAGTCCGGCTTCTTTGAATGGGCGGCGCTGCATGTGGCGCGGTGGGGCAACGGGCGGGGGCGCTGGTTGTTTACTTATATTGTGTTGTTGGGGGCGGCGGTTGCCGCGTTGTTCGCCAATGATGGCGCCGCATTGATACTGACGCCCATAGTGATCGCCATGCTGGTGGCGTTGGGCTTCAGTCAAGGCGCTACGCTGGCGTTTGTGATGGCCGCAGGGTTTATCGCGGACTCGGCCAGTTTGCCGCTCATCGTGTCGAATCTGGTCAACATCGTCTCGGCCGATTTCTTTAAGCTGGGATTCAATGAATACGCTTCGGTGATGGTGCCGGTCGATATTGCCGCGATCGTCGCTACGCTGGCGATGCTGCACCTGTTTTTCCGCAAAGATATCCCGGCTACCTATGAATTATCCAAATTAAAAGCCCCAAAAGAGGCGATCCGCGATCCGCAGACATTCAAAACGGGCTGGGGTGTGCTGCTGCTGTTGCTGATTGGGTTCTTCGGGCTGGAGCCGTTGGGCGTTCCGGTCAGTTTGGTGGCGGCCGCCGGCGCCTTGATTCTGTTTATCGTGGCTAAGCAAGGGCACACCATCAATACCGGCAAAGTGCTGCGCGGCGCGCCCTGGCAGATCGTCATTTTTTCTCTGGGCATGTACCTGGTGGTTTACGGATTGCGCAATGCCGGGCTCACCGATTACCTGTCATCGATACTCAATGGCTTTGCCGGGCAGGGCCTCTGGGCCGCCACTTTGGGAACCGGTTTCCTCACGGCGTTCCTGTCTTCCATCATGAACAATATGCCAACGGTGCTGGTGGGCGCATTGTCCATCGACGGCAGCGTTGCCACCGGCGTGACTAAAGATGCGATGATCTACGCCAATGTCATCGGCAGTGATTTGGGCCCTAAAATCACCCCTATCGGCAGCCTGGCGACCTTACTGTGGCTACACGTGTTGGCGCAAAAGGACATCAAAATCACCTGGGGATATTACTTCCGGGTGGGCATTGTCATGACGCTGCCGGTGCTGTTTGTCACGCTGGCGGCCCTGGCATTGCGTTTATCCGTGTAG
- the arsC gene encoding glutaredoxin-dependent arsenate reductase, with amino-acid sequence MSAITIYHNPACGTSRNTLELIRNSGVEPRVILYLETPPSRDELVKLIADMTISVRALLRKNVEPYEQLGLAQAKWSDDQLIDFMLQQPILINRPIVVTPLGTKLCRPSEAVLDILPDAQKGEFTKEDGERVIDAQGRRVAK; translated from the coding sequence ATGAGCGCTATTACGATTTATCACAACCCGGCCTGCGGCACGTCGCGCAATACCCTGGAACTGATCCGCAATAGCGGCGTGGAGCCAAGGGTAATTTTGTACCTGGAGACGCCGCCAAGCCGTGATGAACTGGTCAAACTCATCGCCGATATGACGATCAGCGTGCGCGCCCTGTTGCGTAAAAATGTGGAGCCTTATGAGCAGTTAGGGTTGGCTCAAGCGAAATGGAGCGATGACCAATTGATCGATTTCATGCTCCAGCAGCCGATTTTGATTAACCGGCCTATTGTCGTGACGCCCTTAGGCACCAAACTGTGCCGGCCTTCCGAAGCGGTGCTGGATATTTTACCGGATGCGCAAAAGGGCGAATTCACCAAAGAAGACGGCGAAAGGGTGATCGACGCGCAAGGGCGGCGCGTAGCCAAATGA
- the sufA gene encoding Fe-S cluster assembly scaffold SufA, producing the protein MQTENVGTFSLDENVWQGIALSDSAVQQITKLMQQDPQVKGLQLGVKQSGCAGFAYVLDLTRDPADDDLLFEREGAKLYVPLKAMPFIDGTTVDFVREGLNQIFKFNNPKAQHACGCGESFGV; encoded by the coding sequence ATGCAAACGGAAAATGTCGGCACTTTTTCTCTGGATGAAAATGTCTGGCAAGGCATTGCGCTCAGCGATAGCGCCGTACAACAAATTACTAAACTGATGCAACAGGATCCGCAGGTGAAGGGGCTGCAGCTAGGGGTGAAGCAATCCGGCTGCGCCGGGTTCGCCTATGTGCTGGATCTGACCCGCGATCCGGCCGATGACGACCTGCTGTTTGAGCGTGAAGGCGCCAAACTCTATGTGCCGTTGAAAGCCATGCCGTTTATCGATGGCACCACGGTGGATTTCGTCCGTGAAGGGCTGAATCAGATATTCAAATTCAATAACCCTAAAGCTCAGCATGCCTGCGGGTGCGGCGAGAGTTTTGGCGTTTGA
- the sufB gene encoding Fe-S cluster assembly protein SufB, with amino-acid sequence MTRSNVEMPNEVQAWVSEGRYKEGFFTQLATDELAKGINEDVVRAISAKRNEPEWMLEFRLEAYRAWLQMEEPHWLKANYDRLNYQDYSYYSAPSCGSCDDACGSQPGAEQQPGAATEKDYLTSEVELAFNQLGVPVREGSEVAVDAIFDSVSVATTYREKLAESGVIFCSFGEAIQEYPDLVRQYLGRVVPSNDNFFAALNAAVASDGTFVYVPKGVRCPMELSTYFRINAAKTGQFERTILIADEGSYVSYIEGCSAPVRDSYQLHAAVVEVILHKDAEVKYSTVQNWFSGGESKGGILNFVTKRALCEGAGSKMSWTQSETGSAITWKYPSVILQGDNSIGEFFSVALTSGHQQADTGTKMIHIGKNTRSTIIAKGISAGHSENTYRGLVKILPGAENARNFTQCDSMLIGPDSGAHTFPYVEARNNSAQLEHEATTSKIGDDQLFYCLQRGISEDDAISMIVNGFCKDVFSELPLEFAVEAQKLLAISLEHSVG; translated from the coding sequence ATGACACGAAGCAATGTAGAAATGCCTAATGAAGTACAGGCTTGGGTCAGCGAAGGTCGCTATAAAGAAGGTTTCTTCACTCAGCTGGCCACCGATGAGTTGGCCAAGGGCATCAACGAAGACGTGGTGCGCGCCATTTCGGCCAAGCGCAACGAGCCAGAATGGATGTTGGAATTCCGTCTCGAGGCCTATCGCGCCTGGCTGCAGATGGAAGAGCCCCACTGGCTGAAGGCCAACTACGATCGCCTGAACTACCAGGATTACAGCTATTATTCGGCGCCCTCCTGCGGCAGCTGCGACGACGCCTGCGGCTCACAGCCCGGCGCGGAGCAACAGCCTGGCGCCGCGACGGAAAAAGACTACCTGACCAGCGAAGTGGAACTGGCGTTCAATCAGCTCGGCGTGCCGGTGCGCGAAGGCAGCGAGGTGGCGGTGGACGCCATCTTCGACTCGGTGTCGGTGGCCACCACCTACCGTGAAAAGCTGGCGGAAAGCGGGGTGATCTTCTGCTCGTTCGGCGAAGCCATTCAGGAATACCCGGATCTGGTGCGCCAATACCTGGGCCGCGTCGTGCCGTCCAACGATAACTTCTTCGCCGCGCTGAACGCCGCCGTGGCCTCGGACGGTACCTTCGTCTACGTGCCGAAGGGCGTACGCTGCCCGATGGAGCTGTCGACCTATTTCCGCATCAACGCCGCTAAAACCGGTCAGTTCGAGCGCACCATTCTGATCGCCGACGAAGGCAGCTACGTCAGCTATATCGAAGGCTGCTCTGCGCCGGTGCGCGACAGCTACCAGCTGCACGCGGCGGTGGTGGAGGTTATCCTGCACAAAGACGCCGAGGTGAAATATTCGACGGTGCAAAACTGGTTCTCCGGCGGGGAGAGCAAGGGTGGCATCCTGAACTTCGTCACCAAGCGTGCGCTGTGTGAAGGCGCCGGCTCAAAAATGTCCTGGACCCAGTCGGAAACCGGCTCGGCGATCACCTGGAAATACCCGAGCGTGATCCTGCAGGGCGACAACTCGATCGGCGAATTCTTCTCGGTGGCGCTGACCAGCGGCCATCAGCAGGCGGATACCGGCACCAAGATGATCCACATCGGCAAAAACACCAGGTCGACCATCATCGCCAAAGGCATCTCCGCCGGGCACAGCGAGAACACCTATCGCGGCCTGGTGAAAATCCTGCCGGGGGCGGAAAACGCCCGTAACTTTACCCAGTGCGACTCGATGCTGATCGGGCCGGACAGCGGCGCCCACACCTTCCCGTACGTTGAAGCGCGCAACAACAGCGCCCAGCTGGAACACGAGGCGACCACCTCGAAGATCGGCGACGATCAGCTGTTCTACTGCCTGCAGCGCGGCATCAGCGAAGACGACGCCATCTCGATGATCGTCAACGGCTTCTGTAAGGACGTGTTCTCCGAGCTGCCGCTGGAGTTCGCCGTCGAGGCGCAGAAACTCCTGGCCATCAGCCTGGAACACAGCGTGGGCTAA
- the sufC gene encoding Fe-S cluster assembly ATPase SufC, with protein MLSIKNLKVSVEGNEILKGLDLEIKPGEVHAIMGPNGSGKSTLSATLAGREEYEVTEGEVSFKGKDLLELDPEDRAGEGVFLAFQYPVEIPGVSNHFFLQTSVNAVRKYREQEPLDRFDFADFIEEKIALLDMPPDLLTRSVNVGFSGGEKKRNDILQMAALEPDLCILDETDSGLDIDALKIVANGVNSLRDGKRAFIIVTHYQRILDYIKPDYVHVLSQGRIVKSGDFSLVKQLEEQGYGWLADEQ; from the coding sequence ATGTTAAGCATCAAGAATTTGAAAGTCAGCGTGGAAGGCAACGAGATCCTCAAAGGTCTGGATCTCGAGATCAAACCGGGCGAGGTGCACGCCATCATGGGGCCGAACGGCTCGGGAAAAAGCACGCTCTCCGCCACCCTGGCCGGCCGTGAAGAGTATGAAGTGACCGAAGGCGAAGTCAGCTTCAAAGGTAAGGATCTGCTGGAGCTGGATCCGGAAGACCGCGCGGGCGAGGGGGTATTTCTGGCGTTCCAGTACCCGGTGGAAATTCCCGGCGTCAGCAACCACTTCTTCCTGCAGACCTCGGTCAATGCGGTGCGCAAGTACCGTGAACAGGAGCCGCTCGACCGTTTCGACTTCGCGGACTTTATCGAAGAGAAAATCGCGCTGCTGGATATGCCGCCCGACCTGCTGACCCGCTCGGTTAACGTCGGCTTCTCCGGCGGCGAGAAAAAGCGCAACGACATCCTGCAGATGGCGGCGCTGGAGCCGGATCTGTGCATCCTCGACGAAACCGACTCCGGTCTGGACATCGACGCGCTGAAGATCGTCGCCAACGGCGTTAACTCGCTGCGCGACGGTAAGCGCGCGTTCATCATCGTCACCCACTACCAGCGCATTCTGGACTACATCAAGCCGGACTACGTGCACGTGCTGTCCCAGGGCCGCATCGTTAAATCCGGCGATTTCTCGTTGGTGAAACAGTTGGAGGAGCAGGGTTATGGCTGGCTTGCCGACGAACAATAA
- the sufD gene encoding Fe-S cluster assembly protein SufD, producing MAGLPTNNNSRALQQLYSLFEARGGEHSAHALAHWQQALRLGWPTRKHENWKYTPLEGLLEQRFLDPQAEPVTAAQRDALALNIEAYRLVFVDGRFSAALSDSDLGDYQFDSAAYGIPQALPEPIQPEVFLHLTESLAQETSIIRLAAGKTAARPLYLLHISSGRGTEGEVNTVHHRHHLEIARGAQAEVIEHYVSLDGAAHFTGARLTANVADNAALRHCKLAFESQPSYHFAHNDLVIGRDARVKSDSFLLGAGLTRHNTSAQLNGEGASLAINSLVLPVGKEVCDTRTYLEHNKGYCESRQLHKTVVSDRAKAVFNGMIKVAKHAIKTDGQMNNHNLLLGKVAEVDTKPQLEIYADDVKCSHGATVGRIDEEQMFYLQSRGIDQHAAQQMIIFAFAAELTEGIANETIREWVLARIAQRLPGEAA from the coding sequence ATGGCTGGCTTGCCGACGAACAATAATTCACGCGCGCTGCAGCAGCTGTACAGCCTGTTCGAAGCCCGCGGCGGCGAACACTCCGCCCATGCGCTGGCGCACTGGCAGCAGGCGCTGCGCCTCGGTTGGCCGACGCGTAAGCACGAAAACTGGAAATACACCCCGTTGGAAGGGCTGCTGGAGCAGCGGTTCCTCGATCCGCAGGCCGAGCCGGTCACCGCAGCGCAGCGCGACGCGCTGGCGCTGAACATCGAGGCTTATCGCCTGGTGTTCGTCGACGGCCGTTTCAGCGCGGCGCTCAGCGACAGCGATCTGGGTGATTACCAGTTCGATTCGGCCGCCTACGGCATCCCGCAGGCGCTGCCGGAGCCGATTCAGCCGGAAGTGTTCCTGCATCTGACCGAAAGCCTGGCGCAGGAAACCAGCATCATACGGCTGGCGGCCGGCAAGACCGCGGCACGGCCGCTCTATCTGCTGCACATCAGCAGCGGGCGCGGAACCGAGGGTGAGGTGAATACCGTCCATCATCGCCATCATCTGGAGATTGCGCGCGGCGCGCAGGCCGAGGTGATCGAGCATTACGTCAGCCTGGACGGCGCCGCGCACTTCACCGGCGCGCGCCTGACCGCCAACGTGGCAGACAACGCCGCGCTGCGGCACTGCAAGCTGGCGTTCGAGAGCCAGCCGAGCTACCACTTCGCCCATAACGATCTGGTGATTGGCCGCGATGCGCGGGTGAAAAGCGACAGCTTCCTGCTGGGCGCCGGTTTGACCCGCCACAACACCAGCGCGCAGCTGAACGGTGAGGGGGCCAGTCTGGCCATCAATAGCCTGGTGCTGCCGGTCGGCAAAGAGGTATGCGATACCCGCACCTATCTGGAGCACAACAAAGGCTACTGCGAAAGCCGTCAACTGCACAAAACCGTGGTCAGCGATCGCGCCAAAGCGGTGTTTAACGGCATGATCAAAGTGGCCAAGCACGCGATCAAGACCGACGGCCAGATGAACAACCACAATCTGCTGCTGGGCAAGGTGGCGGAAGTGGACACCAAGCCGCAGCTGGAGATCTACGCCGACGACGTCAAGTGCAGCCATGGCGCCACCGTCGGGCGCATCGATGAGGAGCAAATGTTCTACCTGCAGTCGCGCGGCATCGACCAGCACGCGGCGCAGCAAATGATCATCTTCGCCTTCGCCGCCGAACTGACCGAAGGCATCGCCAATGAAACCATCCGTGAATGGGTGCTGGCGCGCATCGCGCAGCGCCTGCCGGGGGAGGCCGCATGA
- the sufS gene encoding cysteine desulfurase SufS gives MSYPIERVRSDFPLLAREVNGRPLAYLDSAASAQKPQAVIDRELDFYRHGYAAVHRGIHTLSAEATQEMEAVREKVARFINAASPEETVFVKGTTEGINLVANSFGRHLLQPGDSLIITEMEHHANIVPWQMVAQERGLNLRVWPLQADGTLDLAQLPGLIDPSTKLLALTQVSNVLGCVNPIGEIIARAKALAPALKVLVDGAQAVMHQRVDVQALGCDFYVFSGHKLYGPSGIGILYGRRALLQQMPPWEGGGAMIQQVSLTNGTTFAEPPWRFEAGSPNTAGIMGLGAAIDYVNALGLEAIHDYEQSLMHYALEALQQVPTLKIYGPADRAGVIAFNLGEHHAYDVGSFLDQYGIAIRTGHHCAMPLMAFYQVPSMCRASLALYNTREEVDRLVAGLQRIHQLLG, from the coding sequence ATGAGTTATCCGATTGAGCGCGTGCGCAGCGATTTCCCGCTGCTGGCGCGCGAGGTCAACGGCAGGCCGTTGGCCTACCTCGACAGCGCCGCCAGCGCGCAGAAACCGCAGGCGGTGATCGACCGCGAGCTGGATTTTTATCGCCATGGCTATGCCGCGGTGCACCGCGGCATCCACACCCTGAGCGCCGAGGCGACGCAGGAGATGGAAGCGGTGCGAGAAAAGGTGGCGCGGTTTATCAACGCCGCCTCGCCGGAAGAGACGGTGTTCGTCAAGGGCACCACCGAGGGCATTAATCTGGTGGCCAACAGCTTCGGCCGCCACTTGCTGCAGCCGGGCGACAGCCTCATCATCACCGAAATGGAACACCACGCCAACATCGTGCCCTGGCAGATGGTGGCGCAGGAGCGCGGGCTGAACCTGCGGGTCTGGCCGCTGCAGGCGGACGGCACCCTGGATCTGGCGCAGCTGCCGGGCCTGATCGACCCGTCGACCAAGCTGCTGGCGCTCACTCAGGTGTCCAACGTATTGGGCTGCGTCAATCCGATCGGTGAAATCATCGCCCGGGCCAAGGCGCTGGCGCCGGCGTTGAAGGTGCTGGTGGACGGCGCGCAGGCGGTGATGCATCAGCGGGTTGACGTGCAGGCGCTGGGCTGCGATTTCTACGTGTTCTCCGGTCATAAGCTGTACGGGCCTTCCGGCATTGGCATTCTGTACGGCCGCCGGGCGCTGTTGCAACAGATGCCGCCGTGGGAAGGCGGCGGGGCGATGATCCAGCAGGTCAGCCTGACCAACGGCACTACCTTCGCCGAACCGCCGTGGCGCTTTGAGGCCGGTTCGCCCAATACCGCCGGCATTATGGGGCTGGGGGCGGCGATCGACTACGTCAATGCGCTGGGGCTGGAGGCGATCCACGACTACGAGCAATCGCTGATGCACTATGCGCTTGAGGCGCTGCAGCAGGTGCCGACGCTGAAAATCTACGGCCCGGCGGATCGCGCCGGGGTGATAGCCTTTAATCTGGGCGAACATCATGCCTATGACGTCGGCAGCTTCCTCGATCAGTACGGTATCGCCATTCGCACCGGCCATCACTGCGCTATGCCGCTGATGGCGTTTTATCAGGTGCCGAGCATGTGCCGCGCCTCGCTGGCGTTATATAATACGCGGGAAGAGGTAGACCGGCTGGTGGCCGGTTTGCAGCGTATTCATCAGCTATTGGGCTAG
- the sufE gene encoding cysteine desulfuration protein SufE, translating into MANLPDKDKLVRNFSRCLNWEEKYLYVIELGAKLPALDDAERRPGNLISGCQSQVWIVLNRSEQGLVEFHGDSDAAIVKGLLAVVFILYQQLTPQQIVDLDVRPFFAELALSQHLTPSRSQGLEAMIRAIRGKAALLA; encoded by the coding sequence ATGGCGAATTTGCCGGACAAAGATAAATTGGTGCGTAATTTCTCCCGCTGCCTGAATTGGGAGGAGAAGTACCTGTACGTGATCGAGCTGGGCGCTAAGCTGCCGGCGCTGGACGACGCCGAGCGCCGGCCCGGCAACCTGATTTCCGGCTGCCAGAGCCAGGTGTGGATAGTGTTGAACCGCAGTGAGCAGGGGCTGGTGGAGTTTCACGGCGACAGCGATGCGGCGATTGTCAAAGGGCTGTTGGCGGTGGTGTTTATCCTTTACCAGCAGCTGACGCCGCAGCAAATTGTCGATCTCGACGTGCGGCCGTTCTTCGCCGAGCTGGCGCTCAGCCAGCATCTGACGCCGTCGCGCTCTCAGGGGCTGGAGGCGATGATCCGCGCCATCCGCGGCAAGGCCGCCCTGCTGGCCTGA
- a CDS encoding L,D-transpeptidase family protein, whose product MKRALSLMGMLFATVLTGTQAASATEYPLPPPDSRLIGENTTYTVPNDGRPLEAIAADYKIGLLGMLEANPGTDPFLPKPGSVLTIPTQMLLPDTKREGIVVNLAELRLYYYPKGENKVIVYPIGIGQTGMHTPLQVTSVSQKIPNPTWTPTANIRKRYQAKGVTLPAVVPAGPENPMGLFAMRLAMGHGEYLIHGTNANFGIGMRVSSGCIRLRPADIEALFNMVPRGTRVQVINDPVKISVEPDGKRYVEVHQPLSRVESDDPQTMPIALSKDEKSFAADGQTDKAVFDSAVVRRSGMPVLVNLGQNPSEVSLTPAAAPAANKSPFGGAPISSVN is encoded by the coding sequence ATGAAACGTGCGTTGAGTTTAATGGGCATGCTATTTGCCACCGTACTGACCGGCACCCAGGCTGCCAGCGCGACCGAGTATCCGCTGCCGCCGCCGGACAGCCGCCTGATCGGCGAGAATACCACCTATACCGTGCCGAACGACGGTCGCCCGCTGGAAGCGATCGCCGCCGATTACAAAATTGGCCTGCTGGGCATGCTGGAGGCCAACCCTGGCACCGATCCCTTCCTGCCAAAGCCGGGCAGCGTGCTGACCATTCCAACCCAGATGCTGCTGCCGGATACCAAGCGTGAAGGGATTGTCGTCAACCTGGCGGAGCTGCGCCTGTATTACTATCCGAAAGGCGAGAACAAGGTGATCGTCTATCCGATCGGTATCGGCCAGACCGGCATGCATACGCCGCTGCAGGTAACGTCGGTCAGCCAGAAGATCCCTAACCCGACCTGGACGCCGACCGCCAATATCCGCAAGCGCTATCAGGCTAAGGGCGTAACGCTGCCTGCGGTGGTGCCGGCCGGCCCGGAAAACCCGATGGGGCTGTTCGCCATGCGCCTGGCGATGGGCCACGGTGAGTACCTGATTCACGGCACCAACGCCAACTTCGGCATCGGCATGCGCGTCAGTTCCGGCTGTATCCGCCTGCGCCCGGCGGATATCGAGGCGCTGTTCAATATGGTGCCGCGCGGTACCCGCGTGCAGGTGATCAACGATCCGGTGAAGATTTCGGTTGAGCCGGACGGCAAACGCTATGTGGAAGTGCATCAGCCGCTGTCGCGCGTAGAGAGCGACGACCCGCAGACCATGCCGATCGCCTTGTCCAAAGACGAGAAAAGCTTTGCTGCCGATGGCCAGACCGATAAGGCAGTGTTCGACAGCGCGGTTGTACGCCGCTCAGGGATGCCGGTACTGGTTAACCTGGGGCAGAACCCGTCCGAGGTGAGTTTGACGCCTGCAGCGGCTCCTGCGGCGAATAAAAGCCCATTCGGCGGGGCACCTATCAGTTCGGTGAATTAA
- a CDS encoding major outer membrane lipoprotein, with the protein MNRTKLVLGAVILASTMLAGCSSNAKIDQLSSDVQTLNAKVDQLSNDVNAIRSDVQAAKDDAARANQRLDNQAHAYKK; encoded by the coding sequence ATGAATCGTACTAAACTGGTACTGGGCGCGGTAATCCTGGCTTCCACTATGCTGGCAGGCTGCTCTAGCAACGCTAAAATCGATCAACTGTCTTCTGACGTTCAGACTCTGAACGCTAAAGTTGACCAGCTGAGCAACGACGTGAACGCAATCCGTTCTGACGTTCAAGCAGCTAAAGACGACGCAGCACGCGCTAACCAGCGTCTGGACAACCAAGCTCACGCTTACAAAAAGTAA